ccccgtctctactaaaaatacaaaaattagctgggcgtggtggcgcacgcctataatcccagctactcgggaggctgaggcaggagaatcgcttgaacccgggaggcagaggttacactgagccgagatcgcactactgcactccagcctagtgacggagcgagactctgtctttaaaaaaaggaaagaaaagaaaaaaagaaaaggcagagctGTGAGCGGGGCCTAGGGAAGTGGAATGGGGTGTGGCTTGGATGAGGGGCGTGGTCTCCGTGGTCTAGGAGGGGCGAAAGGTTCCCTGCAGAGGAGACCCGACCTCGGAGATTTGGGAATCTGAGGAGTGTGACCTTTGCCCTTCCCGACCTGATCCCACCCTGTCACACAGGACAACTGCCCGCTGGTGCGGAACCCAGACCAGCGCAACACGGACGAGGACAAGTGGGGCGATGCGTGCGACAACTGCCGGACCCAGAAGAACGACGACCAAAAGGACACAGACCAGGACGGCCGGGGCGATGCGTGCGACGACGACATCGACGGCGACCGTGAGCTCGATGGGGGCTGGGGGACGAGGAGAGGCGGCGGGCCCCGAAGGGCGGGATTCGGCTTCGGGACGGGACTTGGTCGGTTTTGGAAGCCGGATGGGGTGAGCTGGACTAGGGCGCCCTGGACCAAAGACCATGGTGGCGCGACAGAAAAATGCAAGCTGGGCTGGGAGGCTGGAAAAAAGGCAGGAGTATTTGGAAGGGAAGGTGGTCCCTGCATCAAATGCCGCAGGCAGGAATTAAGAGTACAGAGATTCGAGCCTGGGGTTTAGGACCTGGGAGGTGACAactttacagatggggacatAGGGGCTCAGGGTGGCATACACAGGCACCCAGCTGAGTCACCCCGGCAGTGAGAGCCAGTCCCCCTCTCTGGCCTTTCCTTGGATGGGACCATCCATTCTTAAAGTTCCCGTGGgcggatgcggtggctcaagcctgtaataccagcactttgggaggctgaggcgggtggatcacgaggtcaggagttcgagaccagcctgaccaacatggtgaaacaccgtctctactaaaaatacaaaaagtagctgggcgtggtggtgcacaactgtaatcccagctactagggaggctgaggcaggagaatcacttgaacccgcgaggtggaggttgcgctgatctgagatcgcgccactgcacactccaacctgagtgacacagtgagactgtctcaaaaaaaaaaaaaaaaaaaaaaaaaaaaaaagatcccatgAAGCTGGGGCTCTGTTCCAGGCCAGCCTCAGGCCTGGCCTCATCCTAATGAAGTCATCCTGGCCTGGTCCCAATCTTGGGACTCTGGTCCCGTGGATTCCCGCAGGGATCCGCAACCAGGCCGACAACTGCCCCAGGATACCCAACTCAGACCAGAAGGACAGTGATGGCGATGGTATAGGGGATGCCTGTGACAACTGTCCCCAGAAGAGCAACCCGGATCAGGTGAGGGCAGGCCAGACTCCAGCTGGGTAAGCCCTCTGGGTGAGCTGCAAGTTGGATTACCCAGCCCACAGCCCAGCTTAGAGCATTTCACACTGCCAGAGAAATGACCTCCCGGTCCGAGCAGTTTGGGGCGGGGGTTTCCTTGGGGTCAGGAGGACTTTGGCTATGCGGCTGGGTTGGGTGGGAGGCTTTCTGATTTCCTCTGTCTGATTGTGGACCCCCGTATGCTGTCCCCGCAGGGGGATGTGGACCACGACTTTGTGGGAGATGCTTGTGACAGCGATCAAGACCAGTAAGGAGGCCACCACCTGGGGTGGGTGTCCGGGTAGCCCTTGACAAAACGCTCTGGAGAGCTCATTGTCTCTGGATCCCACCTATCCACTCTAGGGACGGAGATGGACATCAGGACTCTCGGGACAACTGTCCCACGGTGCCTAACAGTGCCCAGCAGGACTCAGACCACGACGGCCAGGGTGATGCCTGCGACAACGACGACGACAATGACGGAGTCCCTGACAGTCGGGACAACTGCCGGCTGGTGCCCAACCCTGGCCAGGAGGACGCAGACAGTacggcgggggcggggcctgcggTAGGGGCGGGGCCAGTGGGGCTCCTGGGGCGGGATCTAGGGTGGGAGGGGCCTGACCTGAGCCCACCGAGGGAGTCTCCCACCTCTCAGGGGACGGCGTGGGCGACGTGTGCCAGGGCGACTTTGATGCAGACAAGGTGGTAGACAAGATCGACGTGTGTCCGGAGAACGCTGAAGTCACCCTCACCGACTTCCGGGCCTTCCAGACAGTCGTGCTGGACCCGGAGGGTGACGCGCAGATTGACCCCAACTGGGTGGTGCTCAACCAGGTGGGAGCGGGATCCAAGTGGGAGGTGATGGGACCCTAGAACCCCCATAGTGAGGCCTATGCTGAGGACGGGGTGCCTAGGGCTGTCACGGCCAGCCTGAGGCCCTCCTTTCTTTGACCCCATCAGGGAAGGGAGATCGTGCAGACAATGAACAGCGACCCAGGCCTGGCTGTGGGTGAGAAGCGGCGAGCAGCGCAACCCTGCACGAGCGGGCTCAGGGAGAGGGGCCAGAGAAGggggggctggggctgaggatgGGCGGGGTCAGAGGGGGGCGGGCCCGGACTGAGGAAGGGCGGGGCCAGGTGGGGCGGGGTTATGGGGGCGGATCCGGGCAAAGGAGGGGCGGGGCCAGAGGAGGGGCGGGCTCGGGAAGGGCGGGGCCGAGTGGAGCTGGACTCTGGTGGGCGTGGCCAATGGTAGATGAGGGCGTGGCTGAGTCTGGGCTCCGCGAGCGGGGATGGGGCGGGTCTGCAGGGAGATAGGGACCCAGGGGGCAGGTTTGAACTCTGGGTGCCAGGTTCCGGGGGCTGGGGCTGGCTTTCGGAAAGGCCACTGCTCTCTCCCCATCCCTAGGTTACACTGCCTTCAATGGCGTAGACTTCGAGGGCACGTTCCATGTGAACACGGTCACGGATGACGACTATGCGGGTTTCATCTTTGGCTACCAAGACAGCTCCAGCTTCTACGTGGTCATGTGGAAGCAGATGGAGCAAACGTACTGGCAGGCGAACCCCTTCCGTGCTGTGGCCGAACCCGGCATCCAACTCAAGGTGCCAGGGCCGTCCGTGCCTGACCTCTGTGGTTCTCATGCCCTCCCATGCCCCTCTCTACAACCCTTTACAGCCCTTAGAGccctccagcctcccagcctcatACTATGGACCTCAGAGCTGTCCCAGTCCTCCTCTGGGCTCCCGCAGTCCCCAAATCCTCCCAGTTCCTTGCACAAGCCCTCCAACATTCTCAAGGTCCCCCAGTCTTCCTATGGACCCTAAACCCTCTCGCAGAGCCCTAAACTTTTCCTTAGTTTCCAAGTCCTTCTGCAGAGCCCCCCAGTCCTCCCAGACCCTGAACCTGTCTACAGACTCCCAAATCCTCTCACGAACCTGCAGGCCACTGCTGCCCCCTGTGACCTATCCATAAGCTGCCATTTGGCCCCTCAAGAAGGCTTCCTTGTGGGTCTCTTATCCGGAACCCTCCTGGCCGCCCACCACCTGCTGCTCCCCACTGTCTCTCCAGGAAGGTGTCTAGGGGGGCTCCGGTGGCCCGTGAGGTCTCTAACCACCTTTCCTGGGTACTGGCAGGCTGTGAAATCTTCCACGGGCCCTGGGGAACAGCTGCGGAACGCACTGTGGCATACAGGAGACACAGACTCCCAGGTGCGGCTGCTGTGGAAGGACCCGCGAAACGTGGGTTGGAAGGACAAGAAGTCCTATCGTTGGTTCCTGCAGCACCGGCCCCAAGTGGGCTACATCAGGTGGGGACTCCACCCCCTGCGGTGGGCTGGGCCGGGGACACGTAGGCCCAGGTGGGAGTCCCCTGGCCAGGCAGGACCTGTGCAACCCTGGTCCCCTTATCTGTACAATAGGAAAGATACAGTGCAGTTAGAATGAAcctataggccaggcgcggtggctcaagcctgtaatcccagcactttgggaggccgagacgggcggatcatgaggtcaggagatcgagaccatcctggctaaaacggtgaaaccccgtctctactaaaaaatacaaaaaaccagccgggcgcggtggcgggcgcctgtagtcccagctactcgggaggctgaggcaggagaatggcgtaaacccgggaagcggagcttgcagtgagctgagatccggccactgcactccagcctgggtgacagagagaaactccgtctcaaaaaaaaaaaaaaaaaaagaatgaacctaTGCtggtccaggcgtggtggctcacacctgtaaccccatcactttggaaagccaaggtgggaggattgcttgagcccaggagttcgaggccagcctgggtaacctgtccctacaaaaaagaaaaaatttagggcaggtgcagtggctcatgcctgtaatctcagcactttgggaggccgaggcgggtggatcacctgaggtcaggagtttgagaccagcctggccaacatgttgaaaccccgtctctactaaaaatacaaaaattagctaggcgtggtggtgggggcctgtcatcccagctactcaggaggctgaggcaggagaattgcttgaacctgggaggcggaagttgcagtgggccaagatcgtgccattgcactccagcatgggtgacaagagtgagactctgtctcaaaaaaaaaaaaaaatggccgggcgcggtggctcaagcctgtaatcccagcactttgggaggccgaggcaggcggatcacaaggtcaggagatcgagaccacagtgaaaccccgtctctactaaaaatacaaaaaattagccgggcgcggtggcgggcgcctgtagtcccagctactcaggaggctgaggcaagagaatggcgggaacccgggaggcggagtttgcagtgagccgagatcgcgccactgcactccagcctgggcaacagcgtgagactctgtctcctcaaaaaaaaaaaaaaaaaaaaaaaaaagcagccaggtATGCTTGCACGTGCCCAtggccccagctactagggaggctgaggtcacttgagtctaggagttaaGGTGGcagtaattgcaccactgcactccagcctgagtgacagagcaaaatcctggCAAGGACACAGCACACGGTGTGTATCCAGCTAGAAATGGGGCCTCACCCAGTCCGTTTCTCAGTCTCTATTCCATGCTGCTAGCAAGCCCAGGTGCTCTGTTTAGCACCAACTATGTCCAGGGCCCTTGATGGTGTTTAGCACCACTATGTCCAGGGCTCTGTTTAGCACCAACTATgtccaggaaactgaggcccagggcagAGGCCTCACCTGCTCCCAGTGCAGCCCAGTCAGGGGTACCCATCTTCCAGGGCTGGCCACTGAAGCTCTGAGAGGGAAGGGCCTAGCCCAGGTCCCCCACCCCTCACCATGTCTGACCCTCAGGGTGCGATTCTATGAGGGTCCTGAGCTGGTGGCCGACAGCAACGTGGTCTTGGACACAACCATGCGGGGTGGCCGCCTGGGGGTCTTCTGTTTCTCCCAGGAGAACATCATCTGGGCCAACCTGCGTTACCGCTGCAATGGTGAGCCGAGGGCCGGTGGGGCGCAGGCGGGGAGTCTGCACACAGGCCCTGCTGGCCTTCTCAGCCCTCATCCGCTTGCTCTTTCCCTGCAGACACCATTCCAGAGGACTATGAGACCCATCAGCTGCGGCGAGCCTAGGGACCAGGGTGGGGACCCACCGCCGGATGACAGCAACCCTCACTGTGGCTGGATGGGGGCTCTGCACCCATCCCCAAGGGGTGGCCGTCCTGAGGGGGAAGCGAGAAGGGCTCAGAGAGGACAAAATAAAGTGTGCGTGTGGGGAGTGGCGGCTGTGGTTTTTGCTGCGGCGAGACAGTAGGGATGGGCCTCTGAGGGAGGGTCAGGCCAGGGGACCCCAAACCCAGGCCTCagtgctgcagctgctgctgagTGCCAGTGGCCTGCCAGGGACTGTCCAACTGTGATTTGGGGTTTGGGGACGACCCACCACCTCATGGTCACAGGCCTGGATGCCAGCCATGGAAGAGCTGAGACCTCTGATACGGTGTCCGCCCCAGGATTCTAGGGGGCAGGTTTGCAGTCACCCCAGCTTTGGGGACCCCTTCCCTTGCTTggtctggggtgtgtgtgtgttcggaAGGGCCGAGGCACCTGCCAGGTGCACCTGCCACGCCCATGTGTCAtccctgagggaggagggaggggctcAGATAAAAGAGGAAGAGCCAGTGACGAAAACGTTGGATTTTTATTACGTTTCATTACAAAGGATGCAAAGGTACAAAGACAAAAGCGGCCACGCCAGAGGATGGGGCAGGGACGGCCGAGTGTGCCCTGAGCCGCCTGCCCCCGCCCGCTGTGGCCGCCCACAATCATGGCCCACGGGATGTCCGTGGCAGAGTATAcatgctggggttgggggagagccagcctgggcacagaggggCACAGGCGGGAACAGGGCTCGGACTGGCGGGTTTGCATATATCAGTGGGGCCGCCCAGCCCCTCGGGGGCAGTTTCCTACTCAGGGGCATGGCAGGGCCAGTGGACTTTGGCTGCCAAAGCCCTCCTTCCCCAGGCCTGCTGGCCAAGGCCATGGCTAAGTCCCCTTGTCCCTGATGGGCAGGAGGTCAGAAGTGCTTGATGGCTGGGCTGGGCAAGGGTTGCCCCCAAATTCCAGAACACTTCAAGATGGGGGCCACCCCTGGACCCCAACACATGCCACCTGTCCCTGGCTTCTGGGGATGGGGTGCTGGCCAGGAGCCCAGAAGGTGGACAGAGCCTCTGGAATCATCAAAGCCAGCACCCCaaggcccagcccctgccccccaTCCTGCCCAGGAGGAGCCAGGGCCCTGAGACCTGCAGGTCTGAGAAAGTGAcaggagagaaactgaggctcgggtCACGAGGCACTCGTTCCTGCCCCACCCATGCCCTTTGGAGCTCCCCAGCACCCAGGCCTGGGGGTACAACTTACTCCACCTCCTGCTCCCAGGGGAGAACAGTGTCTGTGGCCAGTGGGGGTGGGTGGACACCTGTGCCACACGGAAGGGTATGGGGTGCCTGACCCCTGCCTGGTCAGGACCCTGGAAGGCCAAGGGCCACAGGCAACAGGACACTCAGGTGGAGCTGGCTGCGGAACATCCCAGGGACCCCCAAATCACACGCCGCAAGACCCCCCAGGAAATGGAGGCCCCTGGTCCATGGCGAATGGGGATAGAGAGAGACCCAGGTGTCCATGTAGCCCAGGCAGGCCTCCCAGGGTGAGGGGCCGAGTCTTGCCCCTGCTCTTAGGCTGTGTAGGGAAGGCTCTGGCGCCCGCACACCCTGACCCAGAGCACCACACGCAGGTGACGGGCCAGGCCCAGGGGCACATCTGTGCCATTGGCTTTGTGGCCCTTGTTCTGAGAGCCCTTGCGTCCCACCCCCACAGGGAGGGCCCCTCGGCCTCTGAGACGGCTCCATCAGGACCCAGTGAAGGTGACGGGAGCTGCTGTTTTCAGGGCGAGGCGACAGAGGACCCCTGAATACTGCTGGACCTCACTCTGCCAGTCTATCCCTGGTTGGAGGGCTccttggaaatacagaaaactcaGGAAGCAGATCGCAGCCTGAGTTTGGAAGGATGTTTGGTTAAAAAACAGCTCAAGGCTCACCTAACAGGGGCACCAGAGCCCCCTCTAGGGACAGGTCCCGCTGAGCCTGATCAGGCCTGGGATGCTGGGCAGAAGAGGttcacacctgtagccccagaactttgggaggctgaggagggaggattgcttgagcccaggagtccaagaccagcctgggcaacacagcaagaccccatctctaaaaaaataaaatagaagccaCCCTGCCTTGCCCCCCATGGGCCTGTCCCACCTGACTGGGCTCAGGCAAGGTCCCAGCTCACAGCCCCCAAGCTTGACATCCAAGCCCCAGCAGGAGGGATGGATGGACATGGGAGGCCCTCCTGGCTAAGGGTCCTCCTGTGAGCTCGGCCCCCTGAAGAAATCAGGCCAAATACACCAATGCCAACACTCTCCTACCCAGAGCCGAAAACGCACAAGCAGGGCCCTGATGGGGGCAAAGAACCCTCTTCTCTGGAGGACACAGAGAGAGGCTGAGCTCGGGCTACACCCTCTGCCTGCCAGACTCGCCACCCTGGGGAGTGACGTCAGCGAAACAGGCAGGTGGGGATGCCATGCTCTCAGGAGGGAGAGCCCTGGCCAAACTTCACCGTAGGGGACTGGTGTGCCCAGTGGAGGGTCTGCGGAAGCCATGAGCACACGGGTGGGTGGGGAGAGCAGCCTCTGACTCAGCGTAGACCAAGCACACAGGCGGCAGGTCAATGTACATGCCGCAGCCCCCCACATGGGCCTGCCCCTCAGGAAGTGGCTCATCAAATCACAGTAttttcacatcacaaagcaaaagGTTGATTTCCTTAAGCTGTCTTTTTTCAGAAAGTCTTGGCAATTCAAGAATATGTAGtagtgatatttaaaaaaaaaaaaacacacgtacacacacacaaaaggccaTGGGAGGCCCGCCCAGGTCCAGGAGGGGCATGAACCCTTCTGGAACGCGGGGATGCCTGGCTGCTGGCTCCTGGCTGGGCCCTGGGGACCTGAATGGGCCCCACTTTCCCTGGCAAGCTTGGACCTTGGTCCACCAGGTTCTCATTGGAAAAAGAACTCCATAACGGACCAAGGTTGTCACGTTAACACAATGTCACTGTGAATCTGGCTTCAGGATGCTGGAAATGGGCCACGGGCCTGGGATGCTCCGAGGTGGGCATCCCTCCTCTCCTATCTGTCTACACCAAAGACCAGGGGACAAGTAGTGGTGCCCACCGGAGGCTGGACAGACGGGGAATGAGGGTTGATGAGGTTTCCTAGCGTGGTCCTCAAGGCCTTGTTTTGAAAACCGCATCCAGGCGGGTTGCTTGTAATTTTATTaaggccattttttaaaaagtcccacATACAAGTTTAATGGTAATCAAACTCCCCTATGTACAtgtagtttttcttaaaaaaaaaaaaaaaaaagtccccgcTGTCTGCCCCCAGCCTCCGTCATGGTAAGAGAAAGTGACCTTGACCTGGACAGACCGACACTCTGCCCCCGCCATACCTTGGAACAAGACGGCAGCAGGAGCAACATGACCAGGGAGCCTTCTCCTATGAGTGGCCACTTGGCTGCTCAGACACATGCCAAAGGCGTTGCcggggaaagagagggagggatagTTGCTAGGATCAAACCCAGCTCTCGAGGACAGAAGCCAGGGTGCCCAGGACCCCAGTGAAAGCGGCGGCCATAACACCACAAATAAACGGACTCAGCAGAAGGCGCTGGCCTGGCAGGCAGGAGCGAGCGAGAGCTGCAATGCAGTTTTGGGGGGATCAGAACAGCGGTTCCTATTCCAAGGAGAACAGCAGAAAACAAAGCTAACCCCGATGCCTCCTTCACAGGGCCCGTGGTATGGAGAGTTCAGGACGGCTCCCAAGGACCCTGTCACCCTGGTCTTGGAGGTGCTCCTGAAACTAAAACGCACACTGCTGTGTGTCTCCAAGTCCACCTGACATGACCCTGAGCTGCCAAGAAGGGGTGGCCGGCAGACCACACTGCCCAAAAGAGGGGGCATGGGCTGGGAGCCAGAGGGTCGGGCGGGGAGGGGATGAAATGCCAGCTCCACCCAGGTTCTCAGGGAGGACCGTGCTCCTCATCTCGGGGACCCTCGCTCCCTGCCAGTCCCCCACACTCTTGGAGCAGAGAGGTCTCAGCTGCCACTGGTCGTGGcgtcttcacacacacactctaaggACTAGCAGGCACCTCTGGGAGAGGCCAGCAGGGCTGGGTCTTCGAGAGACCATCAATAAAAGGCGAGGCCCCTTCCCGGAAGTCTGTTATGTGGCCCTGGCAGAGGCACCTCTGCCTACCATGAGCTCCTGACAAGTCCCTGCCCGCCAACCAGCCCTTTCGTTTTGAGATAACTTGGGGTGAAACCCAAAAGCTGGACACACTGCTTAGACTCAGGCGGGTGACGGGCTGCTTTGGGGCGCGTGGCCTCCATTTCCAGTTAGCTTAAAAAATAGGTAAAGTTggatttctgaaataaaaacatgCTCTCAGGCAAGTGTTGGCTTAAAAAGTTAAGCCACTCATCTACAACCAAAATGTAAATagaaactaaaaggaaaacaaaacacacaatgAAACTCCCCTGGCCACCTCTCCCTGTACCTTAAATTAACAGCATCTATGACAGGACCGGTGACCACAGTGCGGGACAGGAGGGGCCACGGGTTGTAAAGCCCCAAGAGGTAACCCCTGTCTCGGCGTGCAACCCCTCACGGGGCCTTCCGGTCACTTCCCGGCAAAGGTGGCCACCAGTGGGCCTGCCTGGGGTGAGGCAGGGCTTGGAGGGGATGGAGACAGGGCGAGGAGGGTCGTGCGGGGTCCGCCGCCCTGCATGCTCTGTCCACTTTGCGCCTGCCCTGGTGGACACCAGGGCTCTGTGTGTGCtcagaaatataaaagacagCCGTCAAAATAGTGTTTATTTCACTTTGCGTCTGCCCCGCGCTCTGGCGCCTCCTCCCTGGGGCGGCGTGGGGCTCACTCTCTACCTGACCACGGGCTGGGGATGGCGGATGGGTCGGGGGACCAGGAACTGAGGAAGGCAGTGAGAGCTGGACAAACAGTCGGAAAATGCGCCACGGCCCACAGCCCTGGTGGACCATGCGTGCCCCTCCCCTGAGCCTGCCTGCCACGCCGGGAGCTGACACTTCCCGCATCTTACAGGGGACGGCTCAGGCCCCAGGGCTGGGGGCGAGGGAGCCAGTGCAGGGAGGGTCTGCAGGGGTGGGGGGCTCACGGCCTCCGATCCCAGCCCAGCCCCGGGCAGGCAGGTGGGTGGATGGCCCAGCTCGCGGCCTCGCGATTGGGCTTCGCGGGAGGTGGACAACCGGGGGCGGGCTGGCGGGGGCGCTTGGCGGCATTGCAAGCTCAGAATCACAAGCTCGGCCGTTGGCGAGGGACGGAGCGTGGCCGTCCCCGGGCTGGGGAGGCGCCGTCGGGACGGCTGAGCGGCAGGGTGCCGGCGTGCCCGCTCACAGGCGGTCCATCCGGAAGGTGTCCTCGGTGGCTGGGTCGGCCAGAACCATGTCGGGGTCGTTGAGCATGTGCAGTCCGTCGAGGGTCAGGGGGTCGATCTTGAGTTCGTCCAGGGGAAACTGGCTGTCGGAGTCAAAGCTGACGTCGCCGACCCCGGCCAGAGAGCTGGTCAGTTCTTTAGAGAGGCTGGGGGGGGACTCTCCTGTcactggggggtggggtggggacaaaAGGCACTGCTTAGCCTTGGCTCCATCGCTCGCATCCATGGGTTGGACCAGGCATGCCTGCTGGGCAACTCTGTCCCCTGGGTAtgctggcaatgtctggagacattctgGCTGTCATGACTGGGGAAGGGGACGCTACTGGCACACGAGATGCTGCTCAGCACCCTACAGTGCCTGGACCCCAGACACCAGTCTGGCCCCAGATGTCAGGAGCACCAAGGAGAAGCCTCGGGCCAGGGCTGTGTCACTGACAcacatcagtgtgacctggtGGGGACAGGGACCTCCCTGGCTCTGCCATGAGGTCTCCTCGGCATGAGTCACTGAGAAGTAGGCTGGGGTGACTGAGTGGACCCAGCTGCTGCTAGGGCTGGAGGGAATTCTCGGTTCCCCACAAAGACCCGGGTTCAAACCTAGGCTTCCACCTGTACTCAGTTTCCAGGTCTGAGAAATGGGTCTGAAAGGCCCTGTCTTTCTGGGCTGTTGAGGCCATTGCGGGGGTGAGATTCTCAGATTCTTCTCCTGAGTCCGAGGCTGGCACGTCCACCCTTGAATTTCTTGCCAACGGCTTCCTACACCCGCGGGGTGGGAACGAGGTGCTGGATTCTGCACTCAGAGCCCAGGCCACAGTGGGTGGCACTAAATACGGACACTTCCGGTTTGGAAGAGGCCAGTGAGGACTGCTCGGGGGGTTGGGAGGCATCACCCTCAATCCAGCAGCCCTGGCTCATAAGGGAATCACCTTCTTTAGCAGGGAGACCAGCTCTGGGTGGCCATAGGAAGGTCTGGGTTCTGTGCTAGATGGAGTCGGGTCTTCCTGACATGTGCCATGCAGGATGGGGCTGGCTCGTCCCCAGGAGCCCAGGCGCCGGCTCAGACTGCTTGGGTGCGGTTGTCACGGTGCATCACGGCCCTGACCTGTTAGCTGGCTGCCTGGGCTGGGCTCACCAGGCAGGGCCCACCCCACGGCCGTCCCTGACCCTGGTGCACATTCAGGTCCGGGGCCTGGGCAGTGGACATTGTGTACCCGACTGCTTGACCTTTACCCGGGCTGCGCGGCCACACAGGAGGCTGCCGAGAGGCGAGAGTGACCATCTCTGTCCTATGCACGGGACATCTGGTCCAGGGGTGTCTCCCTGGCCTGGCCCGAAGCCCAGGAATGAGTCAAATTTGGGGGAGAGGGAGTGTGGCCTCCTCGGGCCCCCACCAAGCTTGGGTCATAGCCCTGGTCCTATCAACCCTCATGCTGCGGGGCAGCAGTCTCTGGCTGTCTCCACATGGGCTGAGGCCCCTCGGGGCGCCGCACACCTGCCCCCGGCCTGGCCTCACCTGTGAGGATGATGTTGGGGATGCCACTGTGGCTGGCGTATCCCAGCTGCTGCGAGTCCGGCAGGCTCCCGTGGCTGCCCGTGAGGCCCATCATGGCCGCCTGCGAGTAGTTGAGTGTGGAGCCGGGGCTGTACAGGCTGCTGGAGCTGATGGCGTTCTCCATCATGTTGAACTGC
The sequence above is drawn from the Macaca thibetana thibetana isolate TM-01 chromosome 19, ASM2454274v1, whole genome shotgun sequence genome and encodes:
- the COMP gene encoding cartilage oligomeric matrix protein, translating into MQQSVRTGLPSVRPLLHCAPGFCFPGVACIQTESGARCGPCPAGFTGNGSHCTDVNECNAHPCFPRVRCINTSPGFRCEACPPGYSGPTHEGVGLAFAKANKQVCTDINECETGQHNCVPNSVCINTRGSFQCGPCQPGFVGDQESGCQRRAQRFCPDGSPSECHEHADCVLERDGSRSCVCAVGWAGNGILCGRDTDLDGFPDEKLRCPERQCRKDNCVTVPNSGQEDVDRDGIGDACDPDADGDGVPNEKDNCPLVRNPDQRNTDEDKWGDACDNCRTQKNDDQKDTDQDGRGDACDDDIDGDRIRNQADNCPRIPNSDQKDSDGDGIGDACDNCPQKSNPDQGDVDHDFVGDACDSDQDQDGDGHQDSRDNCPTVPNSAQQDSDHDGQGDACDNDDDNDGVPDSRDNCRLVPNPGQEDADRDGVGDVCQGDFDADKVVDKIDVCPENAEVTLTDFRAFQTVVLDPEGDAQIDPNWVVLNQGREIVQTMNSDPGLAVGYTAFNGVDFEGTFHVNTVTDDDYAGFIFGYQDSSSFYVVMWKQMEQTYWQANPFRAVAEPGIQLKAVKSSTGPGEQLRNALWHTGDTDSQVRLLWKDPRNVGWKDKKSYRWFLQHRPQVGYIRVRFYEGPELVADSNVVLDTTMRGGRLGVFCFSQENIIWANLRYRCNDTIPEDYETHQLRRA